Proteins encoded in a region of the Zea mays cultivar B73 chromosome 4, Zm-B73-REFERENCE-NAM-5.0, whole genome shotgun sequence genome:
- the LOC100192069 gene encoding uncharacterized LOC100192069 has translation MEEERCFNNWDLDAVVRLGCRRLLSPSPQPDPFASFLPPPPQKEKPVAPAPAKEPEPHTAWRFPDLGAGGGQDGEELLRALLADQPPLHQPLPTPAATPTPTPTATPPPPSQQQHLQPTVTAVDVAPPQVRPAPARAQPSGRQVPGGVPRSKRRKNQVKKVVCHVPADGSSPDVWAWRKYGQKPIKGSPYPRGYYRCSSSKGCAARKQVERSRADPNTFILTFTGEHNHAAPTHRNSLAGTTRHKFPSSAAPQPPPPSVVVGGDAQDRQPSPSPTSTSTAGLSPTTPLRTPSMEEEEEEEEEEEEEDELLVEDMEMAGEDELLFLSTDADAGAPTSSLFDVVGEPFLSPPWVTAASSAGEPATGAAGAGS, from the exons ATGGAGGAGGAGCGCTGCTTCAACAACTGGGATCTGGACGCCGTCGTGCGCTTGGGCTGCCGCCGCCTCCTCTCCCCGTCGCCGCAGCCCGACCCGTTCGCTTCGTTtctcccgccgccgccgcagaAGGAGAAGCCCGTGGCGCCAGCGCCGGCTAAAGAGCCAGAGCCACATACCGCGTGGCGCTTCCCTGACCTTGGTGCTGGCGGCGGGCAAGACGGCGAAGAGCTCCTCAGGGCCCTGTTAGCCGACCAGCCTCCCCTGCATCAGCCTCTGCCAACGCCAGCGGCAACGCCAACGCCAACGCCAACGGCAACGCCTCCCCCACCATCACAACAGCAGCATCTACAGCCGACTGTGACAGCCGTGGACGTGGCTCCACCCCAGGTGCGCCCCGCTCCGGCTAGGGCGCAGCCGAGCGGGCGGCAGGTGCCCGGTGGCGTGCCAAGATCCAAGAGAAG GAAGAACCAGGTGAAGAAGGTGGTCTGCCACGTTCCGGCGGACGGCTCGTCGCCGGACGTGTGGGCGTGGCGCAAGTACGGCCAGAAGCCCATCAAGGGCTCCCCCTACCCAAG GGGATACTACCGATGCAGCAGCTCCAAGGGGTGCGCGGCGCGGAAGCAGGTGGAGCGCAGCCGCGCGGACCCCAACACTTTCATCCTCACCTTCACCGGGGAGCACAACCACGCGGCGCCGACCCACCGCAACTCGCTCGCCGGCACCACCCGCCACAAGTTCCCGTCGTCGGCGGCGCctcagccgccgccgccgtccgtcGTGGTGGGCGGTGACGCGCAGGACCGGcagccgagcccgagcccgacgTCCACGTCGACCGCGGGGCTCTCGCCCACGACGCCGCTGCGCACGCCGTccatggaggaggaggaggaggaggaggaggaggaggaggaggaggacgagctgCTGGTGGAGGACATGGAGATGGCTGGCGAGGACGAGCTCCTGTTCCTCAGCACCGACGCCGACGCCGGGGCACCGACGTCCTCGCTCTTCGACGTCGTCGGCGAGCCCTTCCTAAGCCCTCCCTGGGTGACAGCCGCCAGCAGCGCCGGCGAGCCAGCCACAGGGGCAGCCGGCGCTGGGAGCTGA